One window of the Balaenoptera ricei isolate mBalRic1 chromosome X, mBalRic1.hap2, whole genome shotgun sequence genome contains the following:
- the TCEAL8 gene encoding transcription elongation factor A protein-like 8: MQKSCEENEGKAQNMPKAEEDRPMEAVPQEAERNPLPSEEGVSQEAEGNLRGGLTQPGQGYKEDTPVRHLDPEEMIRGVDELERLREEIRRVRNKFVMMHWKQRHSRSRPYPVCFRP; this comes from the coding sequence ATGCAAAAGTCTtgtgaagaaaatgaaggaaaagcacAGAACATGCCAAAGGCTGAGGAAGACCGCCCTATGGAAGCTGTACCACAGGAGGCAGAAAGAAATCCTCTACCTTCTGAAGAAGGTGTAAGCCAGGAAGCAGAAGGAAACCTTAGAGGAGGGCTGACTCAGCCTGGTCAGGGATATAAAGAGGACACTCCGGTTAGGCATTTGGACCCAGAAGAAATGATAAGAGGAGTAGATGAGTTGGAAAGGCTTAGGGAAGAGATAAGAAGAGTAAGAAACAAGTTTGTGATGATGCATTGGAAACAAAGACATTCACGCAGCCGTCCTTATCCTGTGTGCTTTAGgccttga